Proteins from one Pseudarthrobacter sp. BIM B-2242 genomic window:
- a CDS encoding branched-chain amino acid ABC transporter permease: MRSTPKGPPHRRQPGLLRIIGAVFGSVLAILLVVAPASLATSPSPAPSPSATSSPFSISGFLRNAGAPLPDVKISVSGEGFEGSTTSNANGSWTLGVPKSGTYEVELDESTLPEGVALAEGQENPRQLAFGQTSNQTTIFTFGAGIVVQEGNFAQDLTNRLVAGLSFGLLLALAAVGLSLIFGTTGLTNFAHGEMVTLGAVLVFAFNAMGLPFWLTLILALLGGGLVGYVQDAGLWKPLRGRGTGLVPMMIVSIGLALAARYVILFYFGGATEQLPGAQSAEIQLGPISVSPNNLWSLIISAVVILVVGLVLMKTRLGKATRAVADNPALAAASGIDVDAVIRIVWVVGGVLASLGGILWAYYRPGVSFNMGSQILLLIFAGVTLGGLGTVFGALIGSIVVGIFTELTTVFGAPADLKYVIPLGVMILVLLIRPQGILGRRERVG, translated from the coding sequence TTGAGAAGTACACCCAAAGGCCCGCCGCACCGGCGGCAGCCGGGATTGCTGAGAATCATAGGGGCCGTCTTTGGCTCCGTGCTGGCAATCCTGCTCGTCGTCGCTCCGGCGTCACTGGCCACTTCCCCGTCACCGGCACCATCCCCGTCGGCCACAAGCTCTCCATTCAGCATCAGCGGTTTTCTGCGTAACGCGGGCGCACCCCTTCCAGACGTAAAGATCAGTGTCTCCGGTGAAGGATTTGAGGGTTCCACCACCTCCAACGCCAATGGCTCCTGGACTCTCGGAGTACCGAAGTCCGGCACCTATGAAGTGGAGCTGGATGAATCCACGCTTCCGGAAGGTGTGGCACTGGCGGAGGGTCAGGAAAACCCGCGGCAACTCGCCTTCGGCCAGACCTCAAACCAAACCACCATCTTCACTTTCGGTGCAGGCATTGTTGTGCAGGAGGGCAACTTCGCGCAGGACCTGACCAACAGGCTGGTTGCAGGCCTGAGTTTTGGGCTGCTGCTCGCCCTGGCCGCAGTAGGCCTCTCGCTGATCTTCGGCACCACGGGCCTGACCAACTTTGCGCACGGTGAAATGGTCACCCTTGGAGCCGTCCTGGTCTTCGCCTTCAACGCCATGGGCCTGCCGTTCTGGCTGACCCTGATCCTTGCCCTGCTGGGCGGAGGACTGGTGGGCTACGTCCAGGACGCCGGCCTGTGGAAACCGCTCCGGGGCCGCGGCACCGGACTCGTCCCGATGATGATCGTCAGCATCGGCCTGGCCCTCGCCGCCCGCTATGTGATCCTGTTCTACTTCGGCGGAGCCACCGAGCAGCTTCCGGGAGCGCAAAGTGCCGAGATCCAGCTGGGCCCCATCTCCGTTTCCCCGAACAACCTGTGGTCCCTCATCATCAGTGCCGTCGTCATCCTGGTGGTGGGACTGGTCCTGATGAAGACCCGGCTCGGCAAGGCCACCCGGGCCGTTGCCGACAACCCTGCGCTGGCCGCGGCCTCCGGCATCGACGTGGACGCAGTCATCCGCATTGTGTGGGTTGTGGGCGGCGTCCTCGCCTCTCTGGGTGGAATCCTGTGGGCGTACTACCGTCCCGGTGTTTCCTTCAACATGGGGTCACAGATTCTCCTCCTGATTTTCGCCGGCGTCACACTGGGCGGCCTCGGGACCGTCTTCGGTGCCCTCATCGGCTCCATCGTGGTGGGCATCTTCACCGAACTGACCACAGTCTTCGGTGCCCCGGCAGACCTCAAATACGTCATCCCGCTGGGCGTGATGATCCTCGTCCTGCTGATCCGGCCGCAAGGCATCCTGGGTCGCCGCGAGCGCGTGGGATAG
- a CDS encoding Bax inhibitor-1/YccA family protein, producing the protein MALGGNPIFNGKNFRGATQAPRVPQAPYGQAQYGQQPYGQQSFGRAPGQVMDGQAGYGQQGMTSEQLQQMYNQPAAGPADTGRMTYDDVIVKTTACLGVLLAGAAVTLFVSMSLASMLMIVGALGGFVLALVNTFKKQPSPALILAYAGLEGLFLGGLTRVLDLAYPGVGLQAVIGTLSVFAVTLLLFKSGKVRATPKAMKFFMIALIGYAVFSLVNLVMMMTGMTTEPFGLRSGIIGVVIGILAIGLAAFSLVMDFTSIEAGVQAGAPQRFSWTAAFGLTVTLVWLYVEIIRVLAILRGED; encoded by the coding sequence ATGGCACTTGGCGGAAACCCGATCTTCAACGGAAAGAACTTCCGTGGAGCAACGCAGGCACCGCGTGTCCCGCAGGCGCCCTACGGTCAGGCCCAGTACGGCCAGCAGCCCTACGGACAGCAGTCGTTTGGCCGCGCACCCGGCCAGGTCATGGACGGCCAGGCCGGCTACGGCCAGCAGGGCATGACCAGCGAGCAGCTGCAGCAGATGTACAACCAGCCGGCCGCGGGCCCCGCGGACACCGGCCGGATGACCTATGACGACGTCATCGTCAAGACCACAGCCTGCCTTGGCGTGCTGCTGGCAGGCGCGGCTGTGACCCTGTTCGTCAGCATGAGCCTTGCCAGCATGCTGATGATCGTCGGCGCCCTGGGTGGATTTGTCCTTGCCCTGGTGAACACGTTCAAGAAGCAGCCTTCGCCGGCTCTGATCCTTGCCTACGCAGGGCTGGAAGGCCTGTTCCTCGGCGGGCTCACCCGCGTACTGGACCTCGCGTACCCGGGCGTGGGCCTGCAGGCTGTTATTGGCACCCTGTCCGTCTTCGCCGTGACCCTGCTGCTGTTCAAGAGCGGCAAGGTACGTGCCACGCCCAAGGCCATGAAGTTCTTTATGATCGCCTTGATCGGTTACGCCGTCTTCTCCCTGGTCAACCTCGTCATGATGATGACCGGCATGACCACGGAACCGTTCGGCCTGCGCAGCGGCATTATCGGCGTCGTCATTGGCATCCTCGCCATCGGCCTCGCCGCGTTCTCTCTGGTGATGGACTTCACCAGCATCGAAGCCGGCGTCCAGGCCGGTGCCCCGCAGCGCTTCTCCTGGACCGCAGCATTCGGCCTGACGGTCACCCTGGTGTGGCTCTACGTGGAAATCATCCGCGTCCTGGCCATTCTCCGCGGCGAGGACTAG